In Streptomyces sp. NBC_00433, a single genomic region encodes these proteins:
- a CDS encoding RpiB/LacA/LacB family sugar-phosphate isomerase gives MRIAVSSDMDEPPARQVVDDLRRRGHTVEVFGALRDGDRADWAWSAEAAARAVAHGTADQAVVCCWTGAGASMAANKVPGVRAALCADAYAARGARVWSDANALALSLRTLSGGLLAEILDAWFAAGADQDRDAEDRANIAHLDAIGSAAPTAAQPAPTVHETAAGAPAGSAK, from the coding sequence ATGCGCATCGCCGTTTCCTCGGACATGGATGAGCCACCGGCCCGGCAGGTCGTCGACGACCTGCGCCGCCGCGGCCACACGGTGGAGGTGTTCGGCGCGCTCCGCGACGGCGACCGCGCGGACTGGGCCTGGAGCGCGGAGGCCGCGGCGCGCGCCGTCGCGCACGGCACGGCGGATCAGGCCGTGGTGTGCTGCTGGACCGGCGCGGGCGCCTCGATGGCCGCCAACAAGGTCCCCGGCGTGCGCGCCGCCCTGTGCGCCGACGCGTACGCCGCGCGCGGAGCGCGGGTCTGGAGTGACGCGAACGCGCTGGCGCTCAGCCTGCGTACGCTGTCCGGCGGGCTGCTCGCCGAGATCCTCGACGCGTGGTTCGCGGCCGGCGCCGACCAGGACCGCGACGCCGAGGACCGCGCGAACATCGCCCACCTCGACGCGATCGGGTCCGCGGCCCCCACCGCCGCGCAGCCGGCCCCCACCGTGCACGAGACCGCTGCCGGCGCACCCGCCGGCAGTGCAAAGTGA
- a CDS encoding GntR family transcriptional regulator: MAFGEQPAYLRVADDLRRKILDGTLPPHARLPSQARIRTEYGVSDTVALEARKVLMAEGFVEGRSGSGTYVRERPRPRRIVRSGYRPAGPSTPYRQEQADEGSKGTWESRSVQDAATLDVAERLRIEPGERVMRTHYLFRTEGEPTLLSTSWEPLSLTGRTPVLLPEEGPVGGQGVVARMAAIDVTVDHMAEEVGARPGLASETAALGGVPGHLVIEIRRTYYASGRPVETADVVIPAERYRAVYHLPVR, translated from the coding sequence GTGGCATTCGGTGAGCAGCCTGCGTATCTGCGCGTGGCCGACGATCTGCGCCGCAAGATCCTCGACGGCACGCTCCCGCCGCACGCCCGGCTCCCGTCGCAGGCCAGAATCCGCACCGAATACGGCGTCTCCGACACCGTCGCGCTGGAGGCGCGCAAGGTGCTGATGGCCGAGGGCTTCGTCGAGGGCCGGTCCGGTTCGGGCACCTACGTCCGCGAGCGCCCGCGGCCCCGGCGGATCGTCCGCAGCGGCTACCGGCCGGCAGGGCCGTCCACGCCCTACCGGCAGGAGCAGGCCGACGAGGGCAGCAAGGGCACCTGGGAGTCGCGCAGCGTGCAGGACGCGGCGACGCTGGACGTGGCCGAGCGGCTGCGGATCGAGCCGGGGGAGCGGGTGATGCGCACCCACTACCTCTTCCGCACCGAGGGCGAGCCGACGCTGCTGTCCACCTCGTGGGAGCCGCTGTCGCTCACCGGGCGCACCCCGGTGCTGCTGCCCGAGGAGGGGCCGGTCGGCGGGCAGGGCGTGGTGGCCAGGATGGCGGCCATCGACGTGACGGTGGACCACATGGCCGAGGAGGTCGGCGCCCGGCCGGGCCTGGCCTCGGAGACCGCCGCGCTCGGCGGGGTGCCGGGCCACCTGGTGATCGAGATCCGGCGTACGTACTACGCCTCCGGCCGGCCGGTGGAGACCGCCGACGTCGTGATCCCCGCGGAGCGCTACCGGGCGGTCTACCACCTGCCCGTGAGGTGA
- a CDS encoding DUF4190 domain-containing protein, whose protein sequence is MDIPPPPPPPPSPDGVPPPGQPPYQGLPSYGQPQYSEPAYTEPSYGQPPNPYAQQQPPQQQPAQDNPYAAPGPYGPPYPGAAGQPQQPAYGYPAPVGAAMYPGQQGWYAQGERATNGMSIAALVVGILPCIPFLGLIFGLVGLQQVKRRGERGKGMAVAGITLSSLWTIGLATIIALAAAGVLDDGNTQVVDLRAGQCFNTVDAKLSDFGTDNDTRSRTVDVVDCTDAHDAEAFAVYEIQAGSDDPYPGVDNVTEDAQTNCVKYAHTYLDGKVPPSSDKLYFYLPAGANWARHERSVICFFGSPGGKVSGSVKTGGSRAGDSGGSGGSDDSGGSDVGV, encoded by the coding sequence GTGGACATACCCCCGCCGCCTCCGCCGCCGCCGTCGCCCGACGGTGTGCCGCCGCCTGGCCAGCCGCCGTACCAGGGTCTGCCGTCCTACGGGCAGCCGCAGTATTCGGAGCCCGCCTACACGGAGCCGTCGTACGGGCAGCCGCCGAATCCGTACGCGCAGCAGCAGCCGCCCCAGCAGCAGCCCGCGCAGGACAACCCGTACGCCGCCCCCGGGCCGTACGGCCCGCCCTACCCCGGCGCGGCCGGGCAGCCGCAGCAGCCCGCGTACGGCTACCCGGCGCCGGTGGGTGCCGCGATGTACCCCGGCCAGCAGGGCTGGTACGCGCAGGGCGAGCGGGCCACCAACGGCATGTCGATCGCCGCGCTGGTCGTCGGCATCCTGCCCTGCATACCCTTCCTCGGCCTGATCTTCGGCCTGGTCGGGCTCCAGCAGGTCAAGCGGCGCGGTGAGCGCGGCAAGGGCATGGCGGTCGCCGGGATCACGCTCTCCAGCCTGTGGACGATCGGGCTCGCCACGATCATCGCGCTCGCCGCGGCCGGCGTCCTGGACGACGGCAACACCCAGGTCGTGGACCTCAGGGCCGGCCAGTGCTTCAACACGGTCGACGCGAAGCTGTCCGACTTCGGCACGGACAACGACACGCGCTCCCGCACGGTGGACGTCGTGGACTGCACCGACGCGCACGACGCCGAGGCCTTCGCGGTCTACGAGATCCAGGCCGGCTCCGACGACCCGTACCCCGGGGTGGACAACGTCACCGAGGACGCGCAGACCAACTGCGTGAAATACGCCCACACCTACCTCGACGGCAAGGTGCCGCCGTCGTCGGACAAGCTGTACTTCTACCTGCCCGCGGGCGCGAACTGGGCCCGGCACGAGCGGTCGGTGATCTGCTTCTTCGGCTCGCCCGGCGGCAAGGTGAGCGGCTCGGTGAAGACCGGCGGGAGCCGGGCGGGCGACTCCGGTGGCTCCGGCGGGTCCGACGACTCCGGCGGTTCTGACGTCGGGGTGTGA
- a CDS encoding sigma-70 family RNA polymerase sigma factor produces MDDDDGGDASALARSARDPAAFEPLVARHTRTLHGYLARRAPGAADDLVAEVWLRAFAGRAGFDPARGTARAWLFGVARHVLAAHWRESAPVGKASDLAETDPWHAVDQRLDAAAVAPLIRRVIRELPPVERELLLLVIWEELTPSEAAAVVGIPQGTARSRLHRARTRLRDALDPAVAGATARGTTGDPT; encoded by the coding sequence ATGGACGACGATGACGGCGGCGACGCGTCCGCGCTCGCCCGCTCGGCCCGCGACCCGGCGGCTTTCGAGCCGCTGGTCGCACGCCATACGCGCACGCTGCACGGCTATCTGGCCCGGCGTGCGCCGGGCGCGGCCGACGACCTGGTGGCTGAGGTGTGGCTGCGGGCCTTCGCCGGCCGCGCCGGCTTCGACCCGGCGCGCGGCACCGCCCGCGCCTGGCTCTTCGGGGTCGCCCGGCACGTACTGGCCGCGCACTGGCGGGAGTCGGCGCCGGTCGGGAAGGCGTCCGACCTCGCCGAGACCGACCCCTGGCACGCGGTCGACCAGCGGCTCGACGCGGCGGCGGTGGCACCGCTGATCCGCCGCGTCATACGCGAACTGCCGCCGGTGGAGCGCGAACTGCTGCTGCTGGTGATCTGGGAGGAACTGACCCCGAGCGAGGCGGCCGCCGTCGTCGGCATACCGCAGGGCACCGCCCGCTCCCGACTGCACCGCGCCCGCACCCGGTTGCGGGACGCGCTCGACCCGGCCGTGGCAGGCGCCACGGCCCGCGGAACGACAGGAGACCCGACATGA
- a CDS encoding glycoside hydrolase family 18 protein, whose translation MRRRILGRMAATAATLSLVAVLPALTGGSTAQAHGGHSPAKPSYKSVGYFTQWGIYARNYQVKNVQTSGTAGKLTHLNYAFANIGADGKCFEANVAGEGDAWADYQHPVDAATSVDGTADTAEQPLAGNFNQLRELKAKNPKLKVLISIGGWGWSTHFSDAARTAASRKALVSSCLDIFIKGDLPLLDGKGGPGSAAGLFDGIDIDWEWPGSSGDADTVYRPEDKKNFTALAAEFRKQLDDYGRHTTHRHYDLTAFLPAAPAKIDAGFEVKKIFKYLDFGTVQGYDFHGPYETGTNQQSALRAPRDSPVPNDFSDTQAIGDWLHRGAPACRLVLGVPFYGQGWTGVPDGGTAGLFQPSTGPAPATWQAGNEDYHALKALAASGTYTVHRDTRNGFAWLYDGTNFWTYDDPQVLAAKTAYIRDAHLGGAMAWSLDGDTADGELISALHRGLS comes from the coding sequence ATGCGTCGACGAATTCTCGGCCGTATGGCCGCCACGGCCGCCACACTCTCGCTGGTCGCCGTCCTGCCCGCCCTCACCGGCGGCAGCACCGCGCAGGCCCACGGCGGGCACTCCCCCGCCAAACCCTCCTACAAGAGCGTCGGCTACTTCACCCAGTGGGGCATCTACGCCCGCAACTACCAGGTGAAGAACGTCCAGACCTCAGGCACCGCCGGCAAACTCACCCACCTCAACTACGCGTTCGCCAACATCGGCGCCGACGGCAAGTGCTTCGAGGCGAACGTCGCGGGCGAGGGCGACGCCTGGGCCGACTACCAGCACCCGGTCGACGCCGCGACCTCCGTCGACGGCACCGCGGACACCGCGGAGCAGCCGCTGGCCGGCAACTTCAACCAGCTGCGCGAACTCAAGGCCAAGAACCCCAAGTTGAAGGTGCTGATCTCGATCGGCGGCTGGGGCTGGTCGACGCACTTCTCCGACGCGGCGCGAACCGCCGCCTCACGCAAGGCACTTGTCTCGTCCTGCCTGGACATCTTCATCAAGGGCGATCTCCCGCTGCTCGACGGCAAGGGCGGCCCCGGCTCCGCGGCCGGCCTCTTCGACGGCATCGACATCGACTGGGAGTGGCCCGGCTCCTCCGGCGACGCCGACACCGTCTACCGGCCCGAGGACAAGAAGAACTTCACCGCGCTGGCGGCGGAATTCCGCAAGCAGCTGGACGACTACGGGCGGCACACCACCCACAGGCACTACGACCTCACCGCCTTCCTGCCGGCCGCGCCGGCCAAGATCGACGCCGGGTTCGAGGTGAAGAAGATCTTCAAGTACCTGGACTTCGGCACCGTCCAGGGCTACGACTTCCACGGCCCCTACGAGACCGGCACCAACCAGCAGTCCGCGCTGCGCGCGCCGCGCGACTCGCCGGTGCCGAACGACTTCAGCGACACCCAGGCCATCGGCGACTGGCTGCACCGCGGCGCCCCGGCCTGCCGGCTCGTGCTCGGCGTGCCCTTCTACGGCCAGGGCTGGACCGGCGTCCCCGACGGCGGCACCGCCGGCCTCTTCCAGCCCTCCACCGGCCCGGCCCCGGCCACCTGGCAGGCCGGCAACGAGGACTACCACGCGCTGAAGGCACTGGCCGCCTCCGGCACGTACACGGTGCACCGCGACACGCGGAACGGCTTCGCCTGGCTCTACGACGGGACGAACTTCTGGACCTACGACGACCCGCAGGTGCTCGCGGCGAAGACGGCCTACATCCGCGATGCCCACCTGGGCGGCGCGATGGCCTGGTCCCTCGACGGCGACACCGCTGACGGCGAGCTGATCTCGGCCCTCCACCGCGGCCTGTCCTAG
- a CDS encoding oxidoreductase, giving the protein MNKVWLVTGANSGLGRAITEAAVAAGDVVVGAVRRVAALDDLVAAHPDQVEALALDVTDTAAIDTAVADVLARHGRIDVLVNNAGRSHVGAFEETGDAELRELFEVHVFGPAALVRAVLPSMRARRSGAVVQMSSMGGQMSFAGFSAYSGTKFALEGMTEALATEVNPLGIRTLIVEPGAFRTSLMGKVTVSPEIPDYEATVGGTRAMAASADGTQPGDPAKAAALILAALEADSTPLRLPLGEDGVDAVLGHLDQVRDDIAPWEKRARATHFE; this is encoded by the coding sequence ATGAACAAGGTGTGGCTGGTCACCGGTGCGAACAGCGGTTTGGGTCGGGCGATCACCGAGGCCGCGGTGGCCGCGGGCGACGTCGTGGTCGGCGCCGTGCGCCGGGTCGCCGCCCTCGACGACCTCGTCGCCGCACACCCCGACCAGGTGGAGGCGCTGGCGCTGGACGTCACCGACACCGCGGCGATCGACACGGCCGTCGCCGACGTGCTCGCCCGGCACGGCAGGATCGACGTCCTGGTCAACAACGCGGGCCGCAGCCACGTGGGCGCCTTCGAGGAGACCGGCGACGCGGAGCTGCGCGAGCTGTTCGAGGTCCACGTCTTCGGGCCCGCGGCGCTGGTCCGCGCGGTCCTGCCGTCGATGCGGGCCCGCAGGTCGGGGGCCGTCGTCCAGATGAGCAGCATGGGCGGCCAGATGTCCTTCGCGGGCTTCTCCGCCTACAGCGGCACGAAATTCGCCCTGGAGGGCATGACGGAGGCGCTCGCCACCGAGGTGAACCCGCTCGGCATCAGGACGCTGATCGTGGAGCCCGGCGCCTTCCGCACCTCGCTGATGGGCAAGGTCACCGTGAGCCCCGAAATCCCCGACTACGAGGCCACGGTGGGCGGCACCCGCGCGATGGCCGCCAGCGCCGACGGCACCCAGCCGGGCGACCCGGCCAAGGCCGCCGCCCTCATCCTCGCCGCCCTGGAGGCCGACAGCACGCCGCTGCGCCTCCCCCTCGGCGAGGACGGCGTCGACGCCGTCCTCGGCCACCTCGACCAGGTCCGCGACGACATCGCCCCCTGGGAGAAGCGGGCCCGCGCCACGCACTTCGAGTGA
- a CDS encoding LysR family transcriptional regulator → MVMDVHGRDLRYFVAVAEELHFTRAAERLFVSQPALSKQIRALEKQLGAPLFDRDRQGVALTAVGTALLPYAQRVLGEWDQAWAAVGSAKAAQVSTLVVGMSTSPGRGGLLPAVRSRFTAARPEAVLRLRQVSWDDPTAGLADGTSDVAYVWLPLPDQERYGTLVVAEEPRLVALPDRHPLAARDTVDFADLLDEPFLALPAAAGPLRDYWLAADARAGRPARIGAEVASTEETYEALVAGLGVVLLAAGNAPLITLGGVTTRPVRGISPSRFALAWPHGTANPLTRAYADACRHARAARA, encoded by the coding sequence ATGGTTATGGACGTTCACGGTCGGGACCTGCGGTATTTCGTCGCCGTCGCAGAGGAGCTGCACTTCACCCGTGCGGCGGAGCGGCTCTTCGTGTCGCAGCCCGCGCTGAGCAAGCAGATCAGGGCGCTGGAGAAACAGCTGGGCGCGCCGCTCTTCGACCGGGACCGGCAGGGCGTCGCGCTGACCGCGGTCGGCACGGCCCTGCTGCCCTACGCGCAACGGGTGCTGGGCGAGTGGGACCAGGCGTGGGCGGCGGTCGGCAGCGCGAAGGCGGCGCAGGTCAGCACGCTGGTGGTGGGGATGAGCACCAGTCCGGGCCGCGGCGGGCTGCTGCCCGCGGTCCGCTCGCGCTTCACCGCCGCGCGCCCCGAGGCGGTCCTGCGGCTGCGGCAGGTGAGCTGGGACGACCCGACGGCGGGGCTCGCGGACGGCACGAGCGACGTGGCGTACGTATGGCTGCCGCTGCCCGACCAGGAGCGCTACGGCACGCTGGTGGTCGCCGAGGAGCCGCGGCTCGTCGCCCTCCCGGACCGCCACCCGCTCGCGGCCCGCGACACCGTGGACTTCGCCGATCTGCTGGACGAGCCCTTCCTCGCGCTGCCGGCCGCCGCGGGCCCGCTGCGGGACTACTGGCTGGCCGCCGACGCCAGGGCGGGCCGCCCGGCGCGGATCGGCGCGGAGGTCGCGAGCACGGAGGAGACCTACGAGGCGCTGGTCGCGGGCCTCGGGGTGGTCCTGCTCGCGGCGGGAAACGCCCCGCTGATCACGCTGGGCGGCGTCACGACCAGGCCGGTGCGCGGCATCTCCCCGAGCCGTTTCGCCCTGGCCTGGCCGCACGGCACCGCGAACCCGCTCACCCGCGCCTACGCCGACGCCTGCCGGCACGCCCGCGCGGCGCGGGCGTAG
- a CDS encoding DEAD/DEAH box helicase yields the protein MGGAGGRKPRETRADGERLLGAARALLADHERAVAGVRAALGPIVAELAAHELESIPAARLKDVTQGRLRLGAIEAAGFRSVRQVLDAGRYGLRQIPGVGPQTADQAYAAARQIAEAVGETVAVRIDVEHPEPRTTALVVALHRLAVAGPDAVRAVEAARQVEAELAPPLARAAEAGGWPRRWFAGRERRERARAAVDAVADLCARADKQGTPLLLGQASVDLLREPAGEAEAWVDFEVRSADYYSLLAELSGGAPDVAAAEGFLPADVVERVRAQPLDGTHRRVSLRGYQAFGARFALAQRRVLLGDEMGLGKTIQAIAALAHLAAQGRTHFLVVCPAGVLVNWTREIGARSALRAVPLHGPERRHAFAEWRTGGGVGVTTYDALRGFAAPEADLRVAMLVVDEAHYVKNPEARRSLAVADWSARCERVLFMTGTPMENRVAEFRSLVAHLQPGLLERPGAAEGAGAAGSQAFRRAVAPAYLRRNQHDVLAELPALVHTDEWTEFSAADQDAYRTAVLGGNFMAMRRAAYADPEKSAKLRRLCEIVADAAEDGLKVVVFSYFRDVLGTVADALGPAVLGPLTGSVAPVRRQQLVDAFTASGGHAVLLAQIEAGGVGLNLQAASVVVLCEPQVKPTTEHQAVARAHRMGQVRAVRVHRLLTTTGVDERLLAILRDKSRLFDAYARRSDVAEAAPDAVDVSDVSLARQIVEEEQNRLSGRTG from the coding sequence GTGGGCGGTGCGGGTGGGCGGAAGCCGCGGGAGACACGGGCGGACGGCGAGCGGCTGCTCGGCGCCGCGCGGGCGCTGCTCGCCGACCACGAGCGCGCGGTCGCCGGAGTACGCGCCGCACTTGGCCCGATCGTGGCCGAACTGGCCGCCCATGAGCTGGAGTCGATCCCGGCCGCGCGGCTGAAGGACGTCACGCAGGGCCGGTTGCGGCTCGGCGCCATCGAGGCGGCCGGCTTCCGCTCGGTGCGGCAGGTGCTGGACGCCGGGCGCTACGGGCTGCGGCAGATCCCCGGCGTAGGGCCTCAGACGGCGGACCAGGCCTACGCGGCGGCCCGGCAGATCGCGGAGGCGGTCGGCGAGACGGTCGCGGTGCGCATCGACGTCGAGCACCCCGAGCCGCGCACCACCGCACTGGTCGTCGCGCTGCACCGGCTCGCCGTGGCAGGACCTGACGCGGTCAGGGCCGTCGAGGCGGCCCGGCAGGTCGAGGCGGAGCTGGCCCCGCCGCTGGCGCGGGCCGCGGAGGCCGGCGGGTGGCCGCGCCGGTGGTTCGCGGGCCGGGAGCGGCGGGAGCGGGCGCGGGCCGCGGTCGACGCGGTCGCCGACCTGTGCGCGCGGGCGGACAAGCAGGGGACGCCGCTGCTGCTCGGCCAGGCGTCCGTCGACCTGCTGCGCGAACCGGCCGGCGAGGCCGAGGCCTGGGTCGACTTCGAGGTGCGGTCCGCCGACTACTACAGCCTGCTGGCCGAACTGTCCGGCGGCGCCCCCGACGTGGCCGCCGCCGAGGGCTTCCTGCCGGCCGACGTGGTCGAGCGGGTGCGGGCCCAGCCGCTGGACGGCACCCACCGCCGGGTGTCGCTGCGCGGCTACCAGGCCTTCGGGGCGCGCTTCGCGCTGGCGCAGCGCAGGGTGCTGCTCGGCGACGAGATGGGGCTCGGCAAGACGATCCAGGCCATCGCCGCGCTGGCGCACCTGGCCGCGCAGGGCCGCACGCACTTCCTGGTGGTGTGCCCGGCGGGCGTCCTGGTCAACTGGACCCGGGAGATCGGCGCCCGCAGCGCGCTGCGGGCGGTGCCGCTGCACGGCCCCGAGCGGCGCCACGCCTTCGCCGAGTGGCGGACCGGCGGCGGTGTGGGGGTGACCACTTACGACGCCCTGCGCGGATTCGCCGCCCCCGAGGCGGACTTGCGGGTGGCCATGCTGGTGGTGGACGAGGCGCACTACGTGAAGAACCCGGAGGCCAGGAGGTCGCTCGCGGTGGCGGACTGGTCCGCGCGCTGCGAGCGGGTGCTGTTCATGACGGGCACCCCGATGGAGAACCGGGTGGCCGAATTCCGCAGCCTGGTCGCGCACTTGCAGCCCGGCCTGCTGGAGCGGCCGGGCGCCGCCGAGGGGGCGGGAGCCGCCGGGTCGCAGGCCTTCCGGCGGGCGGTGGCACCGGCCTACCTGCGGCGCAACCAGCACGACGTGCTGGCGGAACTGCCCGCGCTGGTGCACACCGACGAGTGGACGGAATTCAGCGCGGCCGACCAGGACGCCTACCGGACGGCGGTGCTCGGCGGGAATTTCATGGCCATGCGCAGGGCCGCCTACGCGGACCCGGAGAAGTCCGCGAAGCTCCGGCGGCTGTGCGAGATCGTCGCGGACGCGGCCGAGGACGGCCTCAAGGTCGTCGTCTTCTCCTACTTCCGCGACGTGCTCGGCACGGTCGCGGACGCCCTCGGCCCCGCCGTCCTCGGGCCGCTCACCGGGTCGGTGGCGCCGGTGCGGCGGCAGCAACTGGTGGACGCGTTCACCGCGTCGGGCGGGCACGCGGTGCTGCTCGCGCAGATCGAGGCGGGCGGTGTCGGGCTCAACCTCCAGGCGGCCTCGGTGGTGGTCCTGTGCGAGCCGCAGGTCAAACCGACCACCGAGCACCAGGCGGTGGCCCGCGCCCACCGGATGGGGCAGGTGCGCGCGGTGCGGGTGCACCGGCTGCTCACCACGACGGGCGTGGACGAGCGGCTGCTGGCGATCCTGCGGGACAAGTCGCGGCTTTTCGACGCCTACGCCCGCCGCAGCGACGTGGCGGAGGCGGCGCCCGACGCCGTGGATGTCTCCGACGTGTCGCTGGCCCGGCAGATCGTCGAGGAAGAACAGAACAGGCTGTCGGGGAGGACCGGTTGA
- a CDS encoding nuclear transport factor 2 family protein gives MTAAPAAPPTPKAVVTRYVEAVRDGDLAVVRGSFAPDATWDYPGNLPISGTWKGRDAIVEDFLGGMGTRLMPGAPLVIALTNVIADGEQVVAEWTSDGTTAAGAAYSNRCLGVFTVRDGRITSIREYADTHHVAEVLFPAGE, from the coding sequence ATGACCGCCGCACCCGCCGCACCCCCCACCCCCAAGGCCGTCGTCACCCGCTACGTCGAGGCCGTCCGCGACGGCGACCTCGCCGTAGTCCGCGGCAGCTTCGCCCCAGACGCCACCTGGGACTATCCCGGCAACCTGCCTATCTCGGGCACATGGAAGGGCCGCGACGCCATCGTCGAGGACTTCCTCGGCGGCATGGGCACCCGCCTGATGCCCGGCGCCCCCCTGGTCATCGCCCTGACCAACGTCATCGCGGACGGCGAGCAGGTCGTCGCCGAGTGGACCTCGGACGGCACGACGGCGGCGGGCGCCGCGTACAGCAACCGCTGCCTCGGCGTCTTCACCGTCCGCGACGGCCGGATCACCTCGATCCGCGAATACGCCGACACGCACCACGTGGCCGAGGTGCTCTTCCCCGCCGGGGAGTGA
- a CDS encoding LysR family substrate-binding domain-containing protein has translation MTGSQDSPAFRLAYVPGVTPAKWVRIWHERFPGTPLDLLPVPAAEAADLLRARGADAGFVRLPVDRTDLSAIPLYTETTVVVAPKDHLVAAVEEVSAADLADEVVLHPLDDTLGWERPPGTPARERPATTVDAIELVAAGVGLLAVPQSLARLHHRRDLTYRPLTDAPQSQVALSWPQDATTDQVDDFIGIVRGRTANSTRGRSAQTQAEPQQKPKPKPKPKPKSQTGSAPAKRTPKGAKRGKPRGR, from the coding sequence GTGACAGGCTCGCAAGATTCCCCCGCGTTCCGGCTCGCCTACGTACCGGGTGTGACGCCCGCCAAGTGGGTGCGGATCTGGCACGAGCGCTTCCCCGGCACCCCGCTGGACCTCCTCCCGGTGCCCGCCGCGGAGGCCGCGGACCTGCTGCGCGCCCGCGGCGCGGACGCCGGTTTCGTACGGCTGCCGGTCGATCGGACCGACCTGAGCGCGATCCCGCTCTACACCGAGACCACGGTGGTCGTGGCCCCGAAGGACCACCTGGTGGCGGCCGTGGAGGAGGTGTCCGCGGCGGACCTGGCCGACGAGGTCGTGCTGCACCCGCTGGACGACACCCTCGGCTGGGAGCGCCCGCCCGGCACCCCGGCCCGCGAGCGCCCCGCCACCACGGTCGACGCGATCGAGCTGGTGGCGGCCGGGGTGGGCCTGCTCGCGGTCCCGCAGTCGCTGGCCCGGCTGCACCACCGCAGGGACCTCACCTACCGCCCGCTGACCGACGCCCCGCAGTCGCAGGTCGCGCTGTCCTGGCCGCAGGACGCGACCACCGACCAGGTGGACGACTTCATCGGCATCGTCCGCGGCCGCACCGCCAACAGCACCCGCGGCCGCTCGGCCCAGACCCAGGCCGAACCGCAGCAGAAGCCCAAGCCCAAGCCCAAGCCCAAGCCGAAGTCGCAGACCGGGTCCGCGCCCGCCAAGAGGACGCCGAAGGGCGCCAAGCGCGGAAAGCCGCGCGGCCGCTAG
- a CDS encoding DUF5997 family protein translates to MTSQKTTQTMKPATAAKKLGVYLQATPAEFQEGVVSRSELNALQADPPQWLQDLRREGPHPRPVVAARLGVSIAGLARGGVTEALTTGQIDALRQEDPEWLRRERATHAEVRKEAARIKDKQAERAADQSR, encoded by the coding sequence ATGACGTCGCAGAAGACCACCCAGACGATGAAGCCCGCCACCGCGGCGAAGAAGCTGGGTGTGTACCTCCAGGCCACCCCCGCGGAATTCCAGGAGGGTGTCGTCTCCCGCAGCGAGCTGAACGCGCTGCAGGCCGACCCTCCCCAGTGGCTCCAGGACCTGCGCCGCGAAGGCCCGCACCCCCGCCCGGTCGTCGCGGCGCGGCTGGGGGTGTCCATCGCGGGCCTCGCCCGCGGCGGCGTCACCGAGGCACTCACCACCGGGCAGATCGACGCGCTCAGGCAGGAGGACCCGGAGTGGCTCCGCCGCGAGCGCGCCACCCACGCCGAGGTCCGCAAGGAGGCGGCCCGCATCAAGGACAAGCAGGCCGAGCGCGCCGCCGACCAGTCCCGCTGA